A region of Acidithiobacillus ferridurans DNA encodes the following proteins:
- a CDS encoding YhbY family RNA-binding protein, with translation MLDAKHRQALRGQAHALKPVVIIGAHGITDAVLAELEVAIHAHELVKVRLPQVSHDERDDMIRTLSTTSHADIVGHIGRVLILYRPRPAAAPKR, from the coding sequence ATGCTGGACGCGAAACATAGACAAGCCCTGCGTGGACAGGCACACGCCCTCAAACCCGTCGTCATCATCGGTGCCCACGGCATCACCGACGCCGTTCTCGCCGAACTGGAGGTCGCCATCCACGCCCACGAACTCGTAAAGGTACGTCTACCCCAGGTATCCCATGACGAACGCGATGACATGATAAGGACCTTGTCTACCACCAGCCATGCCGACATTGTCGGCCACATCGGGCGCGTGCTCATTCTCTACCGCCCCCGCCCGGCTGCGGCGCCCAAACGCTGA